From Denitrovibrio acetiphilus DSM 12809, the proteins below share one genomic window:
- the truB gene encoding tRNA pseudouridine(55) synthase TruB, whose translation MNGVLNIYKEKDMTSFDVVKAVRRITGVKKCGHLGTLDPMAEGVLPVCVGYATKLVDYMMAADKEYVAQFKLGCSTDSYDSTGNVLEKCEDIKPDYEEVEKVLKSFVGEPELTIPAFSAVKINGKRAYELARKGEIEDAGKRVMKINDITLMGYEYPEGMFRMSCYKGTYVRSVIHEAGLILGTYGVMSGLIRTVSGNFDHKTAYKLGELEELKDKGELAGAFTSVVDATGWGTAVVHRDAVRLVQNGVSIKRHNYVKLPDGESDMYFMATPEGELLAFAEYAVGDTSPLRIIKLLK comes from the coding sequence ATGAATGGCGTATTAAATATTTACAAAGAAAAAGACATGACATCCTTTGATGTTGTGAAAGCTGTCAGGCGCATTACAGGCGTGAAGAAGTGCGGTCATCTCGGCACACTTGACCCCATGGCAGAAGGTGTTTTACCTGTCTGTGTGGGATACGCAACAAAGCTCGTTGACTATATGATGGCTGCCGATAAAGAATACGTAGCACAGTTCAAACTTGGCTGCAGTACAGACAGCTATGACTCAACCGGCAATGTGCTTGAAAAATGTGAAGATATAAAACCGGACTATGAAGAGGTTGAGAAAGTGCTCAAATCTTTCGTAGGTGAGCCGGAGCTTACTATCCCTGCTTTTTCCGCTGTTAAAATTAACGGAAAGCGAGCCTATGAACTGGCTAGAAAGGGTGAAATAGAAGATGCCGGAAAGCGTGTTATGAAGATAAACGACATAACACTTATGGGGTATGAATACCCTGAAGGGATGTTTCGGATGTCCTGCTATAAAGGGACTTATGTCCGCAGTGTTATCCACGAAGCGGGGCTGATACTGGGAACATATGGCGTTATGAGCGGACTCATAAGAACTGTCAGCGGTAATTTTGATCATAAAACCGCATATAAGCTTGGCGAGCTGGAAGAGCTGAAAGATAAAGGTGAGCTTGCGGGGGCTTTTACTTCTGTGGTGGACGCCACAGGGTGGGGGACAGCGGTTGTTCACAGAGATGCTGTCAGGCTTGTACAGAATGGTGTTTCAATAAAGAGACACAATTACGTTAAACTTCCTGATGGTGAAAGTGATATGTATTTCATGGCGACACCTGAAGGGGAACTGCTTGCATTTGCAGAGTATGCTGTCGGTGATACATCACCGCTAAGGATAATAAAACTGCTCAAATGA
- the rpsO gene encoding 30S ribosomal protein S15, whose translation MVMTKERKEEIIATHKTHESDTGSPEVQVALLSERISYLTDHFKTNPKDHHSRRGLLLLVSQRRKLLDYVKKKDYMRYKRLIDTLGIRK comes from the coding sequence ATGGTAATGACAAAGGAACGCAAAGAGGAGATTATCGCTACTCACAAAACACACGAGTCCGACACAGGATCTCCTGAAGTACAGGTTGCACTTCTTTCAGAAAGAATCAGCTACCTTACAGACCACTTCAAAACTAACCCGAAGGATCACCACTCAAGACGTGGACTTCTCCTTCTCGTTAGCCAGCGTAGAAAGCTTCTCGACTACGTTAAGAAGAAAGACTACATGAGATATAAAAGACTGATCGACACCCTCGGTATAAGGAAGTAA
- the pnp gene encoding polyribonucleotide nucleotidyltransferase, translating to MEKNIHEFPITLSEDSAEMIFETGWKAKQANGSIWMKQGGTVVLVTAAGKKTASENQGFFPLTVNYIEKFYAAGKIPGGFFKREAKPTDNETLTSRLIDRPLRPMFPDGFRNETQVIAHVVSYDGVNSPDMLAMNGASAALMISDIPFNGPIAGVRVGRLDGKLIINPPADRLEELDMNIILAGTDDAIVMVEAGMSVVSEAEVIEALQFGHDNIKKLVAKQNEMVAALGKEKFEYTSFCVADELVDEAMAELSDKLKEALVIPAKLEKYEALDKIGEEYLEAMKEKLGEDDFDAELYKNIYHEVEKKAFRDFTIDTKTRIDGRSYTDIRDIDIETRLLPMAHGSGLFTRGETQALVVATLGTKTDTQILDTIYGDGKKRFMLHYNFPPFCVGEVGFLRGPGRREIGHGALAERSLAQVLPDADDFPYTIRIVSEVLESNGSSSMATVCGGCLALMDAGVPIKSPVAGVAMGLIYEGADRFAVLSDILGTEDHLGDMDFKVTGTKDGITALQMDIKIEGLSQELLETALGQAKEARMYILGKMTDHMPVPNEELAPTAPRYVTMKINPEKIGMVIGPGGKMIKSIIEESGAAIDIDDTGTINIFAADKASIEIAVRRVNEIVAEVEDGAVYDATVKKMMEYGAFVELIPGQEALLHVSQYSHERINSIADYLNVGDKVQVKVVGKDPNGRFKLSRKVLLERPKKEEEKDGE from the coding sequence ATGGAAAAAAATATTCACGAATTCCCTATAACCCTTAGCGAAGATTCTGCTGAGATGATCTTCGAGACAGGATGGAAAGCTAAGCAGGCTAACGGAAGCATTTGGATGAAACAGGGTGGAACAGTTGTCCTCGTTACGGCTGCTGGTAAAAAAACAGCATCTGAAAATCAGGGATTTTTCCCCCTTACTGTTAACTATATAGAGAAGTTTTATGCTGCTGGTAAAATCCCCGGAGGATTTTTCAAGCGTGAAGCTAAGCCTACTGACAACGAGACTCTTACATCAAGACTGATAGACAGACCTCTGCGTCCTATGTTCCCTGACGGTTTCAGAAATGAGACTCAGGTCATCGCTCACGTTGTATCATATGACGGTGTAAACTCACCCGATATGCTTGCTATGAACGGTGCTTCTGCTGCCCTCATGATATCTGACATCCCATTCAACGGTCCTATTGCCGGTGTAAGAGTTGGTCGTCTCGATGGCAAGCTCATCATTAACCCGCCTGCGGACAGACTGGAAGAGCTTGACATGAACATTATTCTTGCTGGTACAGACGATGCGATCGTTATGGTTGAGGCAGGAATGAGCGTAGTAAGCGAAGCTGAAGTTATTGAAGCACTCCAATTCGGTCACGACAACATCAAAAAACTTGTTGCAAAACAAAATGAGATGGTTGCTGCGCTCGGAAAAGAAAAATTCGAATACACAAGTTTCTGTGTAGCCGATGAACTCGTTGATGAAGCCATGGCTGAACTTTCCGATAAACTGAAAGAAGCTCTTGTTATTCCAGCTAAACTTGAAAAGTACGAAGCACTTGACAAAATAGGCGAGGAATACCTCGAAGCTATGAAAGAGAAACTTGGCGAAGATGATTTCGACGCTGAGCTTTATAAAAATATCTATCACGAAGTTGAAAAGAAAGCTTTCAGAGACTTTACTATAGACACTAAAACAAGAATTGACGGACGTTCATACACTGACATCCGTGATATCGATATTGAAACAAGGCTGCTCCCCATGGCTCACGGTTCCGGTCTCTTTACAAGAGGGGAAACTCAGGCTCTGGTTGTTGCTACACTTGGTACAAAGACCGATACTCAGATACTTGACACTATTTACGGTGACGGTAAAAAGCGTTTCATGCTTCACTACAACTTCCCTCCATTCTGTGTGGGTGAGGTTGGTTTCCTCAGAGGTCCCGGTCGTCGTGAAATTGGTCACGGTGCTCTTGCTGAAAGATCTCTGGCACAGGTTTTGCCTGATGCTGATGACTTCCCGTATACAATCAGAATAGTTTCAGAGGTTCTTGAGTCTAACGGTTCATCCTCTATGGCTACTGTTTGCGGCGGCTGTCTTGCTCTTATGGATGCTGGTGTGCCTATCAAATCCCCTGTTGCAGGCGTTGCTATGGGGCTTATCTACGAAGGTGCAGACAGATTTGCTGTTCTTTCCGACATCCTCGGTACAGAAGACCACCTCGGCGATATGGACTTTAAAGTTACTGGTACTAAAGACGGTATTACTGCACTTCAGATGGATATCAAAATCGAAGGTCTTTCTCAGGAACTCCTTGAGACTGCTCTTGGTCAGGCTAAAGAGGCCCGTATGTATATCCTTGGCAAGATGACAGATCATATGCCTGTTCCTAACGAGGAACTCGCTCCTACAGCTCCTAGATACGTTACTATGAAGATCAACCCAGAGAAGATCGGAATGGTTATCGGACCTGGCGGAAAAATGATTAAATCTATCATAGAAGAATCAGGTGCAGCTATCGACATAGATGATACAGGCACAATAAACATCTTCGCTGCTGACAAAGCTTCCATCGAGATAGCTGTCCGCAGAGTAAATGAGATCGTTGCTGAAGTTGAAGACGGAGCTGTCTATGATGCTACTGTTAAAAAGATGATGGAATACGGTGCATTCGTTGAACTCATCCCCGGACAGGAAGCACTGCTGCACGTTTCTCAGTATAGCCATGAGCGCATAAACTCTATCGCTGACTACCTTAATGTCGGTGATAAAGTTCAGGTTAAGGTTGTGGGCAAAGACCCTAACGGAAGGTTTAAACTTTCCAGAAAGGTTCTTCTCGAAAGACCTAAAAAAGAAGAAGAGAAAGACGGCGAATAG
- a CDS encoding M16 family metallopeptidase — protein MRKVIKANNIPVIYERVSDASGLFTMSVYFKRGSVQEPDALNGISHLIEHMVFRKTRDYTSEDISKLSEMYGGYLNAFTSKEVTCFYIKGFRENLELFIKLLANISFYPEFTQDDFDQEKRIIIDEINSTLDNPEEFLGEISEEKFFAGCSLQNPVSGTVESVNSITIETLQKYYNENYTPENCVIAVCGDVDPDDTIKLISDNFPQSGGEALKVENSIVYNTFSHDTQFKSEQVYAQMMYPAFQYSDDRRFALGGLGMILGGLMSSRLFQVVREKHGLCYNIECESVLYSNGGYLDISYSCAPENNDNVMKLTGREIDKLLTKGISEEELVMVKNQLKFSYYSNFESLDSRAQMNFRHIFHYGKLLDGNLILGLVDSLSIKSVNLIAEDLFNKEFSLCRLLP, from the coding sequence ATGCGCAAAGTAATCAAAGCAAATAATATTCCTGTAATCTATGAGAGAGTTTCTGATGCATCAGGACTTTTTACAATGTCGGTTTATTTCAAAAGAGGCTCTGTTCAGGAACCGGATGCGCTGAACGGTATTTCACATCTTATAGAGCACATGGTGTTCCGCAAAACAAGAGACTATACATCCGAAGATATCAGCAAACTGTCAGAGATGTATGGGGGATACCTGAACGCTTTCACATCGAAAGAGGTAACATGTTTTTATATAAAAGGATTCAGAGAAAATCTCGAGCTTTTTATAAAACTGCTGGCAAATATAAGCTTCTACCCTGAGTTCACGCAGGATGATTTTGATCAGGAAAAGCGCATTATAATAGATGAGATAAATTCAACACTCGACAATCCTGAAGAGTTTCTGGGAGAAATTTCAGAAGAGAAATTCTTTGCCGGCTGTTCGCTTCAGAATCCGGTTTCGGGAACTGTGGAGAGTGTGAACAGCATAACCATTGAAACACTGCAAAAATATTATAACGAAAATTATACGCCGGAGAACTGCGTAATAGCTGTTTGCGGAGATGTTGATCCGGACGATACGATAAAGCTGATTTCAGATAATTTCCCGCAGTCAGGCGGTGAGGCGTTGAAAGTTGAAAACAGTATAGTTTACAATACATTCAGTCATGATACACAGTTTAAGTCAGAGCAGGTTTATGCACAGATGATGTACCCTGCATTTCAATACAGCGACGACCGCAGGTTTGCCCTTGGCGGTCTGGGGATGATACTTGGCGGTCTTATGAGTTCCCGTCTGTTTCAGGTTGTTCGGGAGAAACACGGTCTTTGTTACAACATAGAGTGTGAATCTGTCCTTTACAGCAACGGAGGCTATCTGGACATATCATACTCATGCGCTCCGGAAAACAACGATAATGTCATGAAGCTTACCGGCAGAGAGATAGACAAACTTCTTACAAAAGGGATATCAGAAGAGGAGCTTGTTATGGTGAAAAATCAGCTCAAATTTTCTTATTATTCTAATTTTGAGTCTCTGGACAGCAGAGCTCAGATGAATTTTCGACATATTTTTCATTATGGAAAATTACTTGACGGAAATTTAATATTAGGACTGGTTGACTCTTTAAGTATTAAGAGTGTAAACTTAATAGCAGAAGATTTATTTAATAAGGAGTTCAGCCTGTGCAGACTACTACCGTAA
- the dut gene encoding dUTP diphosphatase gives MQTTTVKIKAEDKTLIPEYKSSLAAGVDLMASGSGEILPGETALVKTGISIELAEGFEAQVRPRSGLALKQGVTVLNSPGTIDADYRGEIGVILINHSKNIFHYEKGDRIAQMVIAPVVQAEFVTVDDLSDTVRGAGGFGHTGV, from the coding sequence GTGCAGACTACTACCGTAAAGATTAAAGCAGAAGATAAAACACTGATACCAGAATATAAATCATCCCTGGCAGCCGGCGTTGACCTTATGGCGTCAGGCAGCGGTGAGATCCTTCCCGGAGAAACAGCACTTGTAAAAACTGGAATATCAATAGAGCTCGCCGAAGGCTTCGAGGCGCAGGTTCGCCCGCGAAGCGGACTGGCTCTGAAGCAGGGTGTTACTGTTTTAAACAGTCCGGGAACAATAGATGCTGACTATAGAGGCGAAATTGGTGTTATACTTATAAATCACAGTAAGAATATTTTTCATTATGAGAAGGGGGATCGCATAGCACAGATGGTTATTGCGCCTGTTGTTCAGGCTGAGTTTGTGACTGTTGATGATCTTTCTGATACTGTGAGGGGTGCCGGAGGGTTCGGGCACACCGGAGTCTGA
- the glgP gene encoding alpha-glucan family phosphorylase, which translates to MKVYEFNVKTKLPDALKPLEDIAHNLWYSWNWEARELFRMISYDLWEECGHNPVWVISKLTEKDFGRLTSDPVFMNFMDTVHERLKEYKDLPKWFDLAHSGKRAEDMCVAYFSAEYGIHESVKLYSGGLGVLSGDHCKSASDLGIPFIAVGLLYRNGYFHQYLNTDGWQQQSVPYNEFHRMPLRQVTDAEGEPLIVNVKLGSRNVSVKVWEMTVGVIQLYLMDTDVITNDIEDRKITGQLYGGDSDMRLKQEIILGIAGARALLAMGKKPTVYHLNEGHPSFCALERIRQYVHDGVSLKKAAEIVKKSTLFTTHTPVPAGFDVFSTDQINRFLGPIFAETGFNINQLMGFGRENPFDEHEGFAMAICGIRLSTFRNGVSKLHGQVSREMFRKLWNNALEEYVPIDHVTNGVHLPTFIAENFKTLYTRYMSEAWLHKPYDFSVWNDIEKIPDSALFEAKEKQRDRLVMFARERLKKHVIKSGGTASEITKADDVLRSDCLTIGFARRFATYKRGYLLFMDEERLEKILNDPERPVQILIAGKAHPKDDGGKEIIKKIFHICRKPQFRDKIVFIEDYDIEVARHLAHGVDIWLNTPRRPMEASGTSGMKIAANGGLNFSILDGWWDEGYNGETGFAIGSGEQYDKEEYQDYIESMEIYDKLENEIVPLFYNRDRMGVPREWMHMMKQAVKVCAAFFNTSRMVMEYTDKFYIPLHNLYKDISVDNFAPIDEYLEWKDSVISGWDNSGFSYTNVQGDSMEMGSDVVFEASIVSPKIDHTHLNVYAVVDFDGESGVLKDPDFVKLSHVDDSNGGHYYKTTYKIGRAGKMKVGFAVLPSHDFVKNIFELNLVKWA; encoded by the coding sequence ATGAAGGTCTACGAGTTTAATGTAAAAACAAAGCTGCCTGATGCACTGAAACCTCTTGAAGATATAGCACATAATCTATGGTACAGCTGGAACTGGGAAGCAAGAGAGCTTTTCCGTATGATAAGCTATGACCTTTGGGAAGAGTGCGGTCATAACCCTGTATGGGTTATATCTAAGCTTACCGAAAAAGATTTCGGAAGGTTGACATCAGATCCGGTTTTTATGAACTTTATGGATACTGTCCATGAAAGACTTAAAGAGTATAAAGACCTTCCTAAATGGTTTGACCTTGCTCACAGCGGGAAACGTGCAGAAGATATGTGTGTTGCATATTTCAGCGCAGAATACGGCATACACGAGTCAGTAAAGCTTTATTCCGGCGGTCTCGGTGTTTTATCCGGCGACCACTGTAAGTCTGCCAGTGACCTTGGCATACCTTTTATTGCTGTAGGGCTCCTTTACCGAAACGGATATTTTCATCAATACCTAAACACGGACGGCTGGCAGCAGCAGTCTGTTCCATATAACGAATTTCACCGGATGCCGCTAAGGCAGGTGACGGATGCCGAGGGCGAACCGCTCATAGTCAATGTTAAGCTGGGCAGCAGAAATGTTTCTGTTAAGGTCTGGGAGATGACTGTAGGTGTTATCCAGCTGTATCTTATGGATACTGACGTCATAACAAATGACATTGAGGATAGAAAAATAACAGGGCAGCTTTACGGCGGAGACAGCGACATGCGCCTCAAGCAGGAGATAATCCTCGGAATAGCGGGTGCAAGAGCACTCCTTGCTATGGGTAAAAAACCGACAGTATATCATCTGAATGAAGGGCATCCTTCTTTTTGCGCTCTGGAACGTATACGGCAGTATGTTCATGACGGTGTGTCACTCAAAAAAGCTGCGGAAATAGTAAAAAAATCAACACTGTTTACAACACATACACCTGTTCCGGCAGGTTTTGACGTTTTCAGTACAGATCAGATAAACAGATTTTTGGGACCTATCTTTGCTGAAACAGGCTTCAACATCAACCAGTTGATGGGATTCGGACGAGAGAACCCGTTTGATGAACATGAAGGGTTTGCAATGGCGATATGCGGAATCAGACTTTCCACATTCCGTAACGGCGTAAGCAAACTCCACGGTCAGGTTTCCCGTGAGATGTTCCGGAAGCTCTGGAACAACGCTCTTGAGGAATATGTGCCTATCGATCATGTTACAAACGGTGTCCATCTTCCTACGTTCATTGCTGAAAATTTTAAAACACTTTATACACGATATATGTCAGAAGCGTGGCTGCACAAGCCTTACGACTTTTCTGTATGGAACGATATAGAAAAGATACCTGACTCTGCACTTTTCGAAGCGAAGGAAAAACAGCGGGACAGGCTCGTTATGTTTGCCCGTGAAAGACTGAAAAAACATGTAATCAAAAGCGGCGGTACAGCCAGCGAGATAACGAAAGCTGATGATGTGCTCCGTTCTGACTGTCTGACAATAGGCTTTGCCAGACGTTTTGCAACTTACAAAAGGGGATATCTGCTCTTTATGGATGAAGAAAGGCTTGAAAAGATACTTAATGACCCCGAAAGACCTGTTCAGATACTGATTGCAGGGAAAGCACACCCGAAAGATGACGGCGGTAAGGAGATCATAAAAAAGATATTCCATATATGCCGTAAGCCTCAGTTCAGAGACAAAATTGTATTCATAGAAGACTACGACATTGAAGTAGCCAGACATCTTGCTCACGGTGTTGATATATGGCTTAACACACCGAGAAGACCTATGGAGGCCTCCGGTACATCCGGTATGAAGATAGCCGCTAACGGCGGACTGAACTTCTCTATACTTGATGGCTGGTGGGACGAAGGTTATAACGGTGAAACCGGATTTGCCATCGGCTCCGGTGAACAGTATGACAAAGAAGAATATCAGGACTATATAGAGAGCATGGAGATCTACGACAAGCTGGAAAATGAGATAGTTCCGCTTTTCTACAACCGTGACAGAATGGGCGTACCGAGAGAATGGATGCACATGATGAAGCAGGCTGTGAAAGTGTGTGCGGCGTTCTTTAACACTTCCAGAATGGTCATGGAATACACAGATAAGTTCTATATCCCTCTGCATAACCTTTATAAAGACATATCTGTTGATAATTTTGCTCCTATTGACGAATATCTTGAGTGGAAAGATTCTGTTATCTCCGGCTGGGACAACTCAGGGTTCAGCTATACCAATGTTCAGGGTGACAGTATGGAGATGGGGTCTGATGTTGTTTTTGAGGCTTCGATAGTCTCCCCGAAAATAGATCATACGCATCTTAATGTTTATGCTGTGGTGGACTTCGACGGTGAGAGTGGTGTTCTGAAAGATCCTGATTTCGTTAAACTGTCGCACGTTGACGATAGCAACGGCGGGCATTACTATAAAACAACATATAAGATAGGCAGGGCAGGGAAGATGAAAGTCGGCTTTGCCGTGCTGCCTTCACACGATTTTGTTAAAAATATATTTGAGCTGAATTTAGTAAAATGGGCGTAA
- a CDS encoding macro domain-containing protein — MGVTREINGTVLEIALRDITKQTTDAIVNPANRQLKMTGGVAGAIAAKGGRSIQEECDEIGSCPLGEAVMTGAGFLKTTYIIHAVGPRYGVDPEPEKYLKSAVMKSIELADKNNLSDIAIPAISAGIFGYPLEDAAEVIISAVIEKILSGTKLNKILLCLFTENDYMVFINTLDRLK; from the coding sequence ATGGGCGTAACCAGAGAGATAAACGGTACTGTTCTGGAGATAGCACTTCGGGACATTACTAAGCAAACCACTGACGCTATTGTGAACCCCGCCAACCGTCAGCTTAAAATGACCGGCGGTGTTGCCGGTGCCATTGCCGCAAAGGGCGGCAGAAGCATACAGGAGGAGTGTGACGAAATAGGCTCATGCCCTCTTGGCGAAGCTGTCATGACCGGAGCAGGATTTCTTAAAACGACTTATATCATACATGCCGTTGGGCCCAGATATGGAGTTGATCCGGAACCTGAGAAATACTTAAAGTCAGCCGTTATGAAATCTATAGAACTTGCTGATAAAAATAACTTATCCGACATTGCTATCCCTGCGATTTCAGCGGGGATATTCGGGTATCCGCTTGAAGATGCTGCGGAAGTTATTATCTCTGCTGTGATAGAAAAGATTTTGTCCGGTACAAAACTTAACAAAATTTTACTATGCCTTTTCACTGAAAATGATTATATGGTATTTATTAATACTTTGGACAGGCTTAAGTGA
- a CDS encoding MFS transporter — protein MTDQSNSRMYLFLLIMNIAAYVGYQSWRSMFNNFAVEIGNVDGYQMGIIQSLREVPGFLALLVILAIIMLPEHKLAPVSIIVLGAGVGLTGFLPSFYGLIITTMIMSFGFHYYETVNQSLTIQYFDKRTSPIVFSRLRSISAGTNIIAGVMVILLLKFIEYKYIYFVAGVLVVIAGIYCLTLDPTDPNKPVQKKKLYLKKKYWLYYVLTFLSGARRQIFVAFSVFLMVEKFNFSATEVAGLFIVNNAVNYFFNPLIGKGINRFGERRMLSLEYGTLIFVFTAYALTDSKLIVAGLYIIDHIVFNFAISIRTFYQKIADPEDFANGMAMGFTINHIAAVFIPVAGGALWLLDYRISFFSGVILAVCSLIFVQMIDREVAKAEGSVA, from the coding sequence GTGACAGATCAATCAAACAGCAGGATGTATCTTTTTCTCCTCATTATGAACATTGCAGCATACGTCGGCTATCAGAGCTGGCGGTCTATGTTCAATAACTTTGCTGTTGAAATTGGCAATGTTGACGGTTATCAGATGGGGATCATACAGTCCCTGCGTGAGGTTCCGGGCTTTCTGGCACTGCTTGTTATCCTCGCCATAATCATGCTTCCGGAGCATAAACTTGCACCGGTTAGTATCATAGTCCTTGGTGCAGGAGTTGGTCTCACCGGTTTTCTCCCCAGCTTTTACGGTCTTATCATAACCACTATGATTATGTCTTTTGGGTTTCATTATTACGAAACTGTTAATCAGTCGCTTACTATACAGTATTTTGATAAACGGACATCTCCTATCGTTTTCAGCCGACTGCGAAGCATATCCGCAGGGACGAATATAATTGCCGGAGTAATGGTTATCCTATTGCTCAAGTTTATAGAATATAAGTATATCTATTTTGTTGCCGGAGTTTTAGTGGTTATCGCCGGGATATACTGTCTGACGCTGGATCCTACAGACCCTAACAAGCCTGTTCAGAAAAAGAAACTTTATCTTAAAAAGAAATACTGGCTTTACTATGTTCTAACTTTCTTATCCGGTGCACGCAGACAGATTTTCGTAGCCTTTTCAGTTTTTCTGATGGTGGAGAAATTTAATTTTTCAGCAACTGAAGTAGCTGGTCTTTTTATTGTAAACAATGCAGTTAATTATTTCTTTAACCCTCTTATAGGGAAGGGGATAAATAGATTTGGGGAACGCAGGATGCTGTCTCTGGAGTATGGAACACTTATTTTTGTCTTTACAGCCTATGCTCTCACAGACAGTAAGCTGATTGTTGCGGGACTTTATATCATTGACCACATCGTTTTTAATTTTGCAATTTCAATAAGGACATTTTATCAGAAGATAGCTGACCCTGAAGACTTTGCAAACGGTATGGCAATGGGCTTCACTATCAATCACATAGCTGCTGTGTTCATCCCTGTTGCGGGCGGGGCGTTGTGGCTTCTTGATTATCGCATATCATTCTTTTCAGGTGTAATCCTTGCGGTTTGCTCACTCATTTTTGTTCAGATGATTGACAGAGAAGTAGCAAAAGCTGAGGGCTCGGTCGCTTAA
- a CDS encoding polyphenol oxidase family protein: protein MDFEKSGILVKSYEHTPDGVDCFVTTRKGGYSKGVFDSMNTAVYNGDEPRDVIKNIELLQSVFCLKSLNTLFQVHGKDVIEITSENRVDVLFSEGDGLFTLENDMALGVLTADCYNLFFAGEKGIAALHCGHKSVSADIMTAGIQMFEKYNDFPVFAGIGPGISAEKYEVGVELAEKFDKICPKAVKQDGNSFRLCLRTVIEENLISKGITNIEHLRNCTFTDENLYSYRRDNGNTGRMTGVIVRRSIV, encoded by the coding sequence ATGGACTTTGAAAAGTCGGGTATTCTTGTTAAATCCTATGAGCACACTCCTGACGGGGTAGATTGTTTTGTAACCACCAGAAAAGGCGGATACAGCAAAGGTGTTTTCGACAGTATGAATACTGCTGTTTATAATGGAGATGAACCAAGGGATGTTATTAAAAACATTGAACTTTTACAGTCTGTTTTTTGTCTGAAAAGTCTGAACACGCTGTTTCAGGTACACGGGAAAGATGTTATAGAAATCACTAGTGAGAATCGTGTGGATGTCCTTTTTAGCGAAGGGGACGGGCTTTTCACTCTTGAAAATGATATGGCATTAGGTGTCTTGACGGCTGACTGTTATAACCTTTTTTTCGCCGGAGAGAAAGGGATTGCTGCACTTCACTGCGGACATAAGTCTGTTTCGGCTGACATCATGACCGCCGGCATACAGATGTTTGAAAAGTATAATGATTTTCCTGTTTTTGCAGGTATAGGCCCTGGCATCTCAGCAGAAAAATATGAAGTGGGCGTTGAGCTCGCAGAAAAATTTGATAAAATCTGCCCAAAGGCTGTCAAGCAGGACGGAAATAGTTTCAGGCTATGCCTGAGGACGGTGATAGAAGAAAATCTCATCTCGAAAGGGATAACTAATATAGAACACCTGAGAAACTGTACTTTTACCGATGAAAACCTATACTCATACAGGCGTGACAATGGGAATACCGGCAGAATGACAGGTGTAATTGTGAGGCGGAGCATTGTTTAA
- a CDS encoding YggS family pyridoxal phosphate-dependent enzyme, whose translation MFKDRLENIIKDVEEAKKRSGRTHDVTIVAVSKRFPLEDIENAYDTTGHTIYGENRIQEALDKSASLMKTRPDVQVHFIGHIQTNKVKYLKNNFALIHSVDSEKLAEFMQKHFEKEDRVQDVLVQVNIAHDENKSGTGEEDAFQLCDFIRSCPNLHLRGLMMMPPLVDDVEDNRCYFTRMKKMFDKCNDIKGYNIDTLSMGMSGDYQVAVEEGSTMVRVGTALFGHRQY comes from the coding sequence TTGTTTAAGGACAGGCTTGAAAATATTATAAAAGACGTTGAAGAGGCTAAAAAACGCAGCGGTCGAACACATGATGTTACTATCGTAGCTGTTAGTAAACGTTTCCCGCTGGAAGATATCGAAAATGCATATGATACCACCGGACATACTATTTACGGTGAAAACCGTATTCAGGAAGCATTGGATAAATCTGCATCCTTAATGAAGACCAGACCGGATGTTCAGGTGCATTTTATCGGACACATTCAGACAAATAAGGTGAAGTATCTGAAAAATAACTTTGCCCTGATCCACTCTGTGGATTCTGAAAAACTTGCTGAGTTTATGCAGAAGCATTTTGAAAAGGAAGACCGTGTTCAGGATGTTCTGGTACAGGTGAATATTGCACATGATGAAAACAAAAGCGGTACAGGCGAAGAGGATGCTTTTCAACTTTGTGATTTCATCAGAAGCTGCCCTAATCTGCATCTGAGAGGGCTTATGATGATGCCTCCACTCGTGGACGATGTTGAGGATAATAGATGCTACTTCACGAGAATGAAAAAAATGTTTGACAAGTGCAATGATATAAAGGGATACAATATAGACACTCTGTCCATGGGGATGAGTGGTGATTATCAGGTTGCTGTGGAAGAGGGGAGCACTATGGTTCGTGTGGGGACTGCACTCTTCGGGCACAGGCAATATTAA